A section of the Bacteroidota bacterium genome encodes:
- a CDS encoding helix-turn-helix transcriptional regulator, translating to MENSTNSIAEFLKEKRKHLDLTQLELAEKAGVGLRFIRELEQGKSTLRMDKVNQVLKLFGCELGAIPIDRNKLLNEKS from the coding sequence ATGGAGAATTCAACCAACTCAATAGCCGAATTTTTAAAGGAAAAGCGTAAGCATTTAGACCTTACTCAGCTCGAACTGGCAGAGAAAGCAGGTGTTGGCTTACGCTTTATCCGAGAACTGGAACAAGGAAAATCGACACTACGTATGGATAAGGTCAATCAAGTACTGAAACTTTTTGGTTGTGAATTAGGTGCTATTCCAATAGACAGAAACAAACTACTCAATGAGAAAAGCTGA
- a CDS encoding HipA N-terminal domain-containing protein, with protein MRKAEIKMHNLTAGFLTQTEDGFSFIYSEDYLNDKAAEAVSLTLPLQKEAFSDKVMFPFFDGLIPEGWLLEIAEKNWKLNSRDRMGLLLACCKDCIGAVSVIEIKE; from the coding sequence ATGAGAAAAGCTGAAATAAAAATGCACAACCTCACGGCAGGTTTTCTCACTCAAACTGAGGACGGATTTTCTTTTATCTACTCCGAAGATTACCTGAACGATAAAGCAGCAGAGGCTGTGAGCTTAACACTCCCATTGCAAAAGGAAGCATTCAGCGACAAAGTAATGTTCCCTTTTTTCGATGGGCTTATTCCTGAAGGTTGGCTGCTTGAAATTGCTGAAAAGAATTGGAAACTCAATTCTCGTGATAGAATGGGATTGTTGCTTGCCTGTTGCAAAGATTGCATCGGAGCCGTAAGCGTAATTGAAATAAAAGAATAA
- a CDS encoding endonuclease III, which produces MPAKINWEIAIKPLLKKYKKKPHPLQHHNLYECLVMVVLSAQSSDDYINKIAPALFDEFPNLSAMAKARDEDIYPFVKGVVGHAKNKIPLEIARQLKSGKNIPVTMEALVALPGIGRKSANVIMREAGVEAEGIVVDLHTTRVAARLGISKSEDPKKIEQDCMKKIDEKDWSEAGMAMSFLGREICRPKPLCPECLMNEVCQFYLKGGYEKLQKELAKGKKTGVRKKGRW; this is translated from the coding sequence ATGCCTGCAAAAATAAATTGGGAAATTGCAATCAAACCCCTCTTAAAAAAGTATAAAAAAAAGCCGCATCCATTGCAGCATCATAATTTATATGAATGTCTGGTAATGGTTGTTTTGTCGGCACAGAGTAGTGATGATTATATTAATAAAATTGCACCAGCACTGTTTGATGAATTTCCGAATCTAAGTGCAATGGCCAAAGCAAGGGATGAAGATATTTATCCATTTGTTAAAGGTGTAGTTGGGCATGCTAAAAATAAAATACCTTTGGAAATTGCCAGGCAATTAAAAAGTGGTAAAAACATTCCTGTCACCATGGAAGCTTTAGTTGCCTTACCCGGCATTGGAAGAAAATCGGCAAATGTTATTATGCGCGAAGCGGGTGTGGAAGCTGAAGGTATTGTTGTGGATTTGCATACAACTCGTGTTGCAGCGCGATTGGGCATTTCTAAAAGTGAGGACCCCAAAAAAATTGAGCAGGATTGTATGAAAAAAATCGACGAAAAAGATTGGAGTGAAGCAGGAATGGCCATGTCGTTCCTGGGCCGAGAAATTTGTCGACCAAAACCTTTATGCCCGGAATGTTTGATGAATGAAGTTTGTCAGTTTTATTTGAAGGGAGGGTATGAAAAATTGCAGAAGGAATTGGCAAAAGGGAAGAAGACGGGTGTGCGGAAGAAGGGGAGGTGGTGA
- a CDS encoding MBL fold metallo-hydrolase, with protein MPLQIASLNSGSNANCYYVGNGEEGILIDADSAAGNIKRMQELGLDTKEITRHIYFHEHTAHIYGLAQLHKKLNCAVFISQKTLRNTAIKLKEEAVQHFEADAAIKIGALTILPFSKHHDAADAHSFMVSGAGVQIGVITDIGYACSEVINCFRQCDAVFLEANYCEEMLSNGTYPVALKKRISGNKGHLSTKQAFELFLKHRTKNLQLLLLSHLSQNNNTPEKALALFKNHAQQVQIVVASRDKATEVYEIKSRNNELSNGVIVSKKPIQLRLFS; from the coding sequence ATGCCTCTCCAAATCGCATCGCTCAACTCAGGTTCCAATGCCAATTGCTATTATGTAGGAAATGGTGAGGAAGGGATATTGATTGATGCGGACTCAGCTGCAGGAAACATTAAAAGGATGCAGGAATTAGGGCTGGATACAAAAGAAATTACGCGCCATATTTATTTCCACGAACATACTGCTCATATTTATGGATTGGCGCAATTGCACAAAAAATTAAATTGCGCTGTTTTTATTTCGCAGAAAACATTGCGGAACACTGCAATAAAACTGAAGGAAGAAGCAGTGCAACACTTTGAGGCTGATGCTGCCATTAAAATTGGCGCTCTTACAATTTTACCATTTTCAAAACATCACGATGCTGCTGATGCGCATAGTTTTATGGTAAGCGGTGCCGGCGTTCAAATTGGAGTAATTACTGATATCGGGTATGCTTGCAGTGAGGTAATTAATTGTTTCAGGCAATGTGATGCTGTTTTTCTTGAAGCTAACTATTGCGAAGAAATGCTCAGCAACGGTACTTATCCAGTTGCATTAAAAAAACGAATCAGTGGTAATAAAGGACATTTAAGCACCAAACAGGCGTTCGAATTATTTCTAAAACACCGCACTAAAAATCTGCAATTATTGCTGCTTTCACATCTCTCACAAAATAATAATACACCGGAAAAAGCGTTGGCCCTTTTTAAAAATCATGCTCAACAGGTTCAAATTGTTGTTGCTAGTAGGGACAAGGCGACTGAAGTATACGAAATAAAATCACGTAACAATGAATTGTCGAATGGAGTGATTGTTTCTAAAAAACCAATTCAACTCCGCCTGTTTTCGTGA
- a CDS encoding tetratricopeptide repeat protein, translating into MKNFKYAISLEPDNPDHYNAMAGYYGLINMPDLEIETYNKGIELALNKGDKYTLYANLAQCYVNKYQPGTAITYLDKAIECLANDAFVYYKYGVILYDEGKYEEAKAKYQKALSLPSMENGLQSGLYYAYSKLCLKQFEYQKAKEYILKAIEMDPNNENYHDLYKRINNHSADLNW; encoded by the coding sequence ATGAAAAACTTTAAATATGCAATTTCATTAGAACCTGACAATCCAGACCATTATAACGCAATGGCAGGATATTATGGGTTAATAAATATGCCTGACCTTGAAATAGAAACTTACAATAAAGGAATTGAGTTAGCACTAAATAAAGGCGATAAATACACACTTTATGCAAACTTGGCTCAGTGTTATGTTAATAAATATCAACCTGGAACAGCAATAACCTATCTTGACAAAGCTATTGAATGCCTTGCTAATGATGCATTTGTGTATTATAAATATGGTGTTATTCTTTACGACGAAGGGAAATATGAAGAGGCGAAAGCAAAATATCAAAAAGCTTTAAGCTTACCATCTATGGAAAATGGCTTGCAAAGCGGTTTATATTATGCTTATTCCAAATTATGCTTGAAACAATTTGAATATCAAAAAGCTAAAGAATACATATTGAAGGCAATCGAAATGGATCCGAATAATGAAAATTATCATGATCTTTATAAACGAATAAATAACCATTCGGCGGATTTAAATTGGTAA